From a region of the Neobacillus niacini genome:
- a CDS encoding ComF family protein has protein sequence MNLFSQAQCLICHEIIQPKIGWKAIFSEEKGMNLCPTCEGKFHLIKGEQCRVCSRPFQFLDEKFRHGELCHDCKRWEEDEDWKGYLDSNHSIYLYNDFFKEVMATFKYRGDYILAIIFAEKIKDLISQLQPDLLVPIPLSSERLYERGFNQAEALLNESGLTPTMPLTRIHSEKQSKKSRLERIHIPQVFEVERQTEVIGKSILLIDDIYTTGSTLRHAAKLLKKSGAKGIQSLTLAR, from the coding sequence ATGAATTTATTCTCTCAAGCTCAATGTCTAATATGCCATGAAATCATCCAGCCTAAAATAGGGTGGAAAGCCATTTTTTCAGAAGAAAAAGGGATGAATCTCTGTCCAACTTGTGAGGGGAAATTTCACTTAATTAAAGGAGAACAATGCAGGGTATGTAGCCGCCCGTTTCAATTCTTAGATGAAAAGTTTCGCCATGGTGAGCTGTGCCATGACTGTAAACGCTGGGAGGAGGATGAAGATTGGAAGGGTTATCTTGATTCTAATCACTCCATATATCTGTATAACGATTTTTTTAAGGAAGTAATGGCTACATTTAAATATCGTGGTGATTATATATTGGCGATAATTTTTGCTGAAAAAATAAAGGATCTAATTAGCCAGCTACAGCCGGATTTACTTGTACCAATTCCTTTAAGTAGTGAGCGTCTGTATGAGCGGGGATTTAATCAGGCAGAAGCGCTGTTGAATGAGTCAGGTTTAACCCCCACAATGCCGCTAACCCGTATACATTCAGAAAAACAATCGAAAAAATCACGATTGGAACGAATTCATATTCCACAGGTTTTTGAAGTCGAACGTCAAACTGAAGTAATAGGAAAAAGTATTCTGCTGATTGATGATATTTATACCACTGGTTCAACACTTAGGCATGCTGCAAAGCTGTTAAAAAAATCGGGAGCGAAAGGTATCCAATCCCTCACGCTCGCACGTTGA
- the secA gene encoding preprotein translocase subunit SecA — MMGILNKVFDLNKRELKRLDKMANQIEALAEETEKLSDDQLREKTEEFKLRYQKGETLDDLLIEAFAVVREGARRVLGLYPYHVQLMGGISLHEGNISEMKTGEGKTLTATMPVYLNAVSGKGVHVITVNEYLASRDANEMGQLYQFLGLTVGLNLNSMSKEEKQEAYACDITYGTNNEFGFDYLRDNMVLYKEQKVQRPLFYAVIDEVDSILIDEARTPLIISGSAQKSAVLYIQANAFVRTLTRDQDYTYDEKTKGVMLTEDGINKAERAFGIENLFDMSHVTLNHHINQALKANVSMHLDVDYVVQDGEIVIVDQFTGRLMKGRRYSEGLHQAIEAKEGLEVQNESMTMATITFQNYFRMYEKLAGMTGTAKTEEEEFRNIYNMNVIVIPTNRPIARDDRPDLIYASMDGKFRAVVEDIAARNQKGQPVLVGTVAIETSELISKYLLKKGIKHNVLNAKNHEREAEIIAEAGHKGSVTIATNMAGRGTDIKLGEGVIELGGLAVIGTERHESRRIDNQLRGRSGRQGDPGVTQFYLSMEDELMRRFGSDNMKAMMERLGMDDTQPIQSKMVSRAVESAQKRVEGNNFDARKQLLQYDDVLRQQREIIYTQRDEVLESENLREIVEKMIHSTIQRNVEAHANKHEDEEEWNLQGIIDYVNANLLHEGDITIEQLKGKDPEEMTEAIFAKVKERYDEKEQILSPEQMREFEKVVTLRAVDSKWIDHIDQMDQLRQGIHLRAYGQIDPLREYQHEGFAMFEAMVLSIEEEASMYIMKAEIRNNLERQEVAKGQAVNPKEDGEAVKKKPKVNQIDIGRNDPCYCGSGKKYKNCHGAGK; from the coding sequence ATGATGGGGATTTTAAATAAAGTGTTCGATCTTAATAAACGCGAGCTGAAGCGGCTGGACAAAATGGCAAATCAAATTGAGGCTCTGGCAGAAGAAACCGAAAAATTAAGCGATGACCAGCTCCGTGAAAAAACAGAAGAGTTTAAGCTTCGCTATCAAAAAGGTGAAACACTTGATGATTTGCTAATTGAAGCCTTTGCAGTGGTTCGTGAAGGAGCACGCAGGGTTCTTGGTTTATATCCATACCATGTTCAATTAATGGGAGGGATTTCTCTCCATGAAGGAAATATCTCAGAGATGAAAACCGGGGAAGGTAAAACACTTACCGCTACTATGCCGGTTTACTTAAATGCAGTCTCTGGAAAAGGTGTACACGTTATTACAGTCAATGAATACTTGGCTAGCCGTGACGCCAACGAAATGGGACAATTATATCAATTTCTTGGACTTACGGTTGGTTTAAACTTAAACAGCATGTCTAAAGAAGAAAAACAGGAAGCATATGCCTGTGACATCACATACGGTACAAACAATGAGTTTGGCTTCGATTATTTACGGGATAACATGGTGCTTTATAAGGAACAAAAAGTACAGCGTCCTCTGTTCTATGCGGTTATTGACGAGGTTGACTCCATTCTAATCGACGAAGCGCGTACACCGTTGATTATCTCTGGTTCTGCTCAAAAGTCTGCCGTACTTTATATTCAAGCGAACGCATTTGTACGGACGCTGACAAGAGATCAAGATTATACCTATGATGAAAAAACAAAAGGTGTTATGTTGACGGAAGATGGTATCAACAAAGCAGAGCGCGCTTTTGGGATAGAGAATCTTTTTGATATGTCGCACGTAACTCTAAACCATCATATTAACCAAGCCTTGAAGGCAAATGTCAGCATGCACCTAGATGTTGATTATGTTGTGCAAGATGGTGAAATCGTAATTGTTGACCAGTTTACGGGCCGTTTAATGAAGGGCCGTCGTTATAGTGAAGGCCTGCATCAAGCGATTGAAGCAAAAGAAGGTTTGGAAGTTCAAAATGAAAGCATGACCATGGCAACAATCACCTTCCAAAACTACTTCCGTATGTACGAAAAGCTTGCTGGTATGACAGGTACTGCGAAAACGGAAGAAGAAGAATTCCGAAACATTTATAATATGAACGTTATCGTAATTCCAACCAATAGACCGATTGCACGTGATGACCGCCCAGATTTAATTTATGCTTCCATGGATGGCAAGTTCCGTGCAGTTGTCGAGGATATTGCCGCGCGTAATCAAAAAGGTCAGCCTGTACTTGTTGGTACGGTAGCAATTGAAACATCTGAACTTATATCTAAGTATTTGTTGAAAAAAGGCATCAAACATAATGTCTTGAATGCGAAAAACCATGAACGCGAAGCAGAAATTATTGCGGAAGCAGGTCATAAAGGCTCTGTTACCATCGCAACCAACATGGCAGGACGTGGTACGGACATTAAGCTTGGCGAAGGTGTCATTGAATTAGGCGGTCTTGCCGTTATTGGTACAGAGCGACACGAAAGCCGACGGATTGATAACCAGCTTCGCGGTCGTTCCGGACGTCAAGGTGACCCAGGGGTAACGCAATTCTACCTATCAATGGAAGACGAACTGATGCGCCGCTTCGGTTCTGACAACATGAAAGCGATGATGGAACGCCTTGGCATGGACGACACTCAGCCAATTCAAAGTAAAATGGTTTCAAGAGCCGTTGAATCCGCACAAAAACGTGTTGAGGGCAATAACTTTGATGCCCGTAAACAGCTTTTACAATATGATGACGTTCTACGTCAACAGCGTGAGATTATCTACACGCAGCGTGACGAAGTATTAGAATCAGAAAACCTTCGTGAAATTGTAGAAAAAATGATTCATTCTACCATCCAGCGAAATGTTGAAGCACATGCAAACAAGCATGAGGATGAAGAAGAATGGAACCTTCAGGGCATTATCGATTACGTGAATGCCAACCTGCTGCATGAAGGTGATATTACTATCGAGCAATTAAAAGGAAAAGACCCAGAGGAAATGACAGAAGCTATATTCGCAAAGGTGAAAGAGCGTTATGATGAAAAAGAACAAATTCTTTCTCCAGAGCAAATGCGCGAATTTGAAAAAGTAGTTACGCTTCGTGCGGTTGATAGCAAGTGGATTGACCATATCGACCAAATGGATCAACTTCGCCAAGGTATCCATCTTCGCGCGTATGGACAAATTGACCCGCTTCGTGAATACCAGCATGAAGGCTTCGCGATGTTTGAGGCAATGGTGCTTTCAATTGAAGAAGAAGCTTCTATGTATATTATGAAGGCTGAAATCCGTAACAACCTAGAACGCCAAGAGGTTGCAAAAGGACAGGCTGTTAATCCGAAAGAAGACGGAGAAGCAGTTAAAAAGAAACCAAAAGTAAACCAAATCGACATCGGCCGCAATGATCCATGCTATTGCGGCAGTGGAAAGAAATATAAGAACTGCCATGGTGCAGGGAAATAA
- a CDS encoding DegV family protein has protein sequence MKTAVVTDSTAYIPKELRDKWNIHMIPLNVIFASEVYQEEVDITAEQFYQEVKVKDLPTTSQPPIGQFVELFERLAKEYDAVISIHLSSGISGTFAGAVTASTMVEHIKVYPFDSEISCMPQGLYAIEAAKMALNGEDSDKIMSRLEELKKTARAYFMADDLSHLQRGGRLSSAQAIIGSLLQVKPLLHFEDKVIVPFEKIRTRKKAMKRIVDLLGEDAASGEHYQAAVIHANREEEAQEWKLELEALYPNVEFMVSYFGPVIGTHLGEGAMGLGWMKK, from the coding sequence ATGAAAACGGCAGTTGTTACGGATAGTACCGCTTACATACCCAAAGAATTACGCGATAAATGGAATATTCACATGATCCCGTTAAATGTTATCTTCGCTAGCGAGGTATATCAGGAAGAAGTGGATATTACAGCAGAACAATTTTATCAAGAAGTGAAGGTGAAAGATCTTCCAACCACCTCACAGCCTCCAATCGGACAGTTTGTCGAGTTGTTTGAGCGATTAGCTAAAGAATATGACGCTGTCATCAGTATCCACCTTTCCAGTGGGATTAGCGGGACTTTTGCTGGAGCTGTAACAGCAAGTACAATGGTGGAACATATTAAGGTGTATCCCTTCGATTCGGAGATAAGTTGTATGCCACAGGGATTATATGCGATTGAAGCTGCAAAAATGGCTTTAAATGGTGAAGACAGCGATAAAATCATGTCCCGTCTTGAGGAATTGAAAAAAACAGCACGTGCCTATTTTATGGCGGACGACCTGTCCCATTTACAGCGTGGTGGACGCCTTTCTAGTGCACAGGCGATTATCGGCAGTCTGCTTCAAGTAAAACCCCTTCTTCACTTTGAAGATAAGGTCATCGTCCCATTTGAGAAAATCCGCACCCGGAAAAAAGCAATGAAACGTATCGTTGATCTGTTAGGAGAAGATGCTGCCAGCGGTGAGCACTACCAAGCCGCGGTTATCCATGCTAACCGTGAAGAAGAAGCGCAAGAATGGAAGTTAGAGCTCGAAGCATTGTATCCAAACGTTGAATTCATGGTAAGCTACTTTGGCCCTGTGATTGGAACTCACTTAGGAGAAGGTGCCATGGGCCTTGGCTGGATGAAAAAATAG
- a CDS encoding cbb3-type cytochrome c oxidase subunit I, with protein MGKAYLKVATVYFTIGVLAGLTMGIIHDFRFTSVHAHVNLLGWVSMALFGLIYHFYPNAANSKLAKTQFWLHNIGVPVMLGGIALQVLGVSAALAPTIIGSLAVVIGVILFMVNVFKYVGKDSKYNSDKNVSL; from the coding sequence GTGGGGAAAGCATATTTAAAGGTGGCAACTGTTTATTTTACGATTGGGGTTTTGGCTGGGCTGACTATGGGAATTATCCATGATTTCCGTTTTACATCTGTTCACGCGCATGTAAATTTACTAGGCTGGGTATCCATGGCATTATTCGGACTTATTTATCACTTTTATCCAAATGCTGCAAATTCAAAGCTTGCTAAAACACAATTCTGGTTACACAATATTGGGGTTCCGGTCATGCTCGGAGGAATCGCACTCCAAGTATTAGGTGTTTCTGCCGCTCTTGCACCAACCATTATTGGATCATTAGCAGTGGTGATTGGTGTTATATTATTTATGGTCAATGTTTTTAAATATGTTGGAAAAGACTCAAAGTACAATTCTGATAAAAATGTATCGCTATAA
- the hpf gene encoding ribosome hibernation-promoting factor, HPF/YfiA family, with protein MNYNVRGENIEVTPAIRDYVEKKISKLERYFTEAPEAKVNVNLRFNQDKSSKVEVTIPLPNLVLRAEETNIDMYAGIDLISDKLERQIRKHKTKVNRKFREKGDFPVTFATSENTETVDHDEEDLELVRTKRFDLKPMDSEEAILQMNLLGHSFYVFNNSETNRTNVVYKRKDGRYGLIETH; from the coding sequence ATGAATTATAACGTTCGTGGTGAAAACATTGAGGTAACTCCAGCAATTAGAGATTACGTTGAAAAGAAAATTTCTAAATTGGAAAGGTATTTCACAGAAGCACCTGAAGCTAAGGTAAATGTGAATCTAAGATTCAATCAAGATAAAAGTTCCAAAGTAGAGGTTACCATCCCGCTTCCAAATTTGGTTCTTCGAGCAGAAGAAACAAATATTGATATGTATGCCGGCATTGACTTGATCTCAGACAAATTAGAGCGCCAAATTCGCAAGCATAAAACAAAGGTTAATCGTAAATTCCGAGAAAAAGGTGATTTCCCGGTTACATTTGCAACTTCTGAAAACACTGAAACTGTAGATCACGATGAAGAGGACTTAGAACTTGTTCGTACCAAGCGCTTTGATCTGAAGCCAATGGACAGTGAAGAAGCAATTCTTCAAATGAATCTATTAGGACACAGCTTCTATGTATTCAACAATTCTGAGACTAATCGTACAAACGTAGTTTATAAGCGTAAAGATGGCCGTTATGGCTTAATCGAAACACATTAA
- a CDS encoding DEAD/DEAH box helicase, giving the protein MRFLVKDNLLVPLRDSENSLPISQIPTIPQPPLTPAFPYNLKLQLLLTGKQLLMDDVPFPLEEIQKHYENGYITYRKGIDYRRNHPICSRCGNMAENWFARFPCARCGEICLYCRKCLMMGRISACTPLLGWNGPAPNHHLPENILGWKGQLSVGQQTASNRVVETVRNMTELLVWAVCGAGKTEVLFAGIESALRAKRRVCIATPRTDVVLELTPRLKTAFPDISVASLYGGSEDRHLYAPLTIATTHQLLRFHHAFDTIILDEVDAFPYTAEESLQYAAVHARKPISAMIYLTATPNEKWQRECRTGKRAFTTIPARFHRHPLPIPSFTWCGNWQKQLKKEKLPANVLNWIKERLENNKQALLFFPHILLMEKALPILRKLAPEIESVHAEDPDRKNKVQKMRNKEIPLLLTTTILERGVTFPNIDVAVVGAEDDIFTESALVQIAGRAGRSKEFPNGVVTFFHYGKTEAMQKAQKQITAMNREGVRKGLIDG; this is encoded by the coding sequence GTGCGTTTTCTTGTAAAAGACAATTTATTAGTTCCCTTAAGAGATAGTGAAAACTCACTTCCCATCTCACAAATCCCAACCATTCCACAGCCTCCTTTAACCCCTGCATTTCCCTACAATCTTAAGCTACAGCTGCTTCTCACAGGCAAACAACTCCTGATGGATGACGTCCCTTTCCCTCTTGAAGAAATACAAAAACATTATGAAAATGGCTATATTACTTATCGTAAAGGGATTGATTATAGAAGAAATCACCCCATTTGTTCTCGTTGTGGTAACATGGCAGAGAATTGGTTTGCAAGGTTTCCATGTGCCAGATGCGGAGAAATATGCTTATACTGTCGTAAGTGCTTGATGATGGGGCGAATTAGTGCATGTACCCCTTTACTTGGCTGGAACGGTCCAGCTCCAAATCACCATTTGCCTGAAAATATTCTTGGGTGGAAAGGCCAGTTATCGGTTGGTCAGCAAACGGCATCGAATAGAGTAGTAGAGACAGTGAGGAACATGACAGAACTGCTTGTGTGGGCTGTTTGTGGTGCTGGAAAAACCGAGGTTCTTTTTGCTGGAATAGAATCTGCCCTCAGAGCCAAAAGAAGAGTGTGTATTGCCACGCCACGAACAGATGTAGTCCTAGAGCTTACACCGCGGCTGAAAACAGCCTTTCCTGACATTAGTGTTGCTTCTCTATATGGCGGAAGTGAGGACCGCCACCTTTATGCCCCGCTTACAATTGCCACTACCCATCAGCTGCTACGGTTTCACCACGCCTTTGATACGATTATTTTGGATGAAGTCGATGCGTTTCCGTATACAGCGGAGGAATCTCTCCAGTATGCTGCAGTTCATGCCCGGAAGCCAATATCAGCCATGATTTACCTAACTGCCACACCCAATGAAAAATGGCAAAGAGAGTGCCGAACAGGAAAAAGAGCCTTTACCACGATCCCAGCCAGATTCCACCGTCATCCTCTTCCCATTCCTTCCTTCACATGGTGTGGCAATTGGCAAAAACAATTAAAAAAAGAGAAGCTGCCTGCAAATGTTCTAAACTGGATAAAAGAACGGCTTGAAAATAATAAGCAGGCTTTATTGTTTTTTCCGCATATCCTCTTAATGGAAAAAGCCCTCCCGATCCTCCGAAAATTAGCTCCTGAGATTGAGTCTGTCCATGCCGAGGATCCAGACCGTAAAAATAAGGTTCAAAAAATGCGAAATAAGGAGATTCCTTTATTACTAACCACCACGATTTTAGAACGTGGTGTAACATTTCCCAACATCGATGTAGCCGTTGTTGGTGCGGAGGATGACATATTTACTGAAAGCGCACTTGTTCAAATTGCCGGCAGGGCAGGAAGGAGTAAGGAGTTCCCTAATGGAGTAGTTACATTTTTTCATTATGGAAAAACGGAAGCAATGCAAAAGGCACAAAAACAAATTACTGCAATGAATCGTGAAGGAGTGAGAAAGGGGCTAATTGACGGATGA
- a CDS encoding DUF1028 domain-containing protein, with product MTFSIVGYDPIEKEWGIAVQSKFLGVGAVVPWAKAGAGAVATQSYANTAYGPKALELMEQGKSAQETLELLLAEDPEKEMRQVGLIDASGNPATFTGKECYDWAGGVTGTHFAAQGNILVDEKTVQAMAQVFTEIEGPLADRLLAALDAGQEAGGDSRGKQSAALYIVKDKGGYGGFNDRYIDLRVDDHPDPIKELIRIYQLQQLYFAPSKPERIAAIEGEIKDQLIHHLKRLSYLSDEPKSNDDIFRALTAYIHTENFEMREQSSGYIDLEVLEFMKKS from the coding sequence ATGACATTTTCAATCGTAGGGTATGATCCAATCGAAAAAGAATGGGGAATTGCCGTTCAATCAAAATTTTTAGGAGTAGGTGCTGTGGTACCTTGGGCAAAGGCTGGTGCTGGGGCAGTAGCGACTCAATCATATGCCAACACAGCTTATGGTCCAAAAGCACTCGAATTAATGGAGCAGGGGAAGTCAGCACAGGAAACCCTTGAACTACTATTAGCTGAAGACCCTGAAAAAGAAATGCGCCAGGTTGGGCTCATTGATGCTTCAGGCAACCCAGCGACTTTTACAGGAAAAGAGTGTTACGATTGGGCAGGCGGGGTGACAGGCACCCACTTTGCTGCGCAAGGGAATATTTTAGTGGATGAAAAAACGGTACAAGCGATGGCACAAGTATTTACGGAAATCGAAGGACCACTTGCAGACAGACTATTGGCTGCATTAGATGCCGGGCAGGAAGCTGGCGGCGATAGCAGAGGAAAGCAGTCTGCTGCTCTGTATATCGTGAAAGATAAAGGCGGGTATGGTGGTTTTAATGACCGCTATATTGATTTAAGGGTTGATGATCATCCAGACCCAATTAAAGAATTAATCCGAATTTATCAGCTGCAGCAATTGTATTTTGCACCATCAAAGCCTGAGCGAATCGCTGCGATTGAAGGAGAAATCAAAGACCAGTTAATTCACCATTTAAAAAGGTTATCCTACCTTAGCGATGAACCAAAAAGCAATGATGACATTTTCAGGGCCCTAACAGCTTATATTCATACAGAAAACTTTGAAATGAGAGAACAGAGTTCAGGGTATATTGACCTGGAGGTTCTTGAATTTATGAAAAAATCATAA
- a CDS encoding SEC-C metal-binding domain-containing protein — translation MAENIGRNEPCPCGSGKKYKKCCGAKEAVSITQVIENEIDDLQKKLLHFALDHFEEEIYQGLDEYEEYFEIEDEERQFYEFVYTVWFSLFNELEAGGTILENFISSEAGRIKRTKLKQILQSWTEARAIAGEILEVEKNKLIVVDGFSSERFETIVTNAQRSFDIGSFFMGILLPFNEKYVFFPAPFELPDLPVYHAIDYIKQKSLIAAYESPQEFLTEFFMEIMVDLTKIGGMVEIDNMEWQSPVYKEVAELFKRSMESLGEMPPTVDVGIILWFQFCQKKPKRIKKPNLYAASLHYLMTLFNDMVSPMTQKEIAKLYGVPVGSLSSTYIEMDDELEEDIKRIIELSYEEDELDNHHTPPINPLQGPMPTEQAMHEALAEIQGHNFESVEEINDFLNKKLTSQSPKKAARTNKERAQQLVYDAMKVQGPKRYKLAEEAISINPNCVDAYVILFENSTSLQEALMLSEKAMKIGEKELGKAFFVENKGHFWGLLETRPYMRAKAQYADALYQLGKLPEAIQQYEEILVLNKNDNLGTRYMLFALYLDKAELSKAEKLLKQYEEETAYGLYNKLLLELLKNGLSTRAARILKDAKKQNPNVIPFLTGKKRLPKQMPEYHSWGDVNEAIIYVDAHLHLWKKIEGLQEWLEKH, via the coding sequence ATGGCTGAAAACATAGGTCGGAACGAACCTTGTCCATGTGGGAGCGGGAAGAAATATAAAAAGTGCTGCGGGGCAAAGGAAGCCGTGTCGATCACACAAGTTATTGAAAATGAAATAGACGATTTACAAAAGAAATTGCTTCATTTTGCCCTCGATCACTTTGAAGAGGAAATATATCAGGGTCTTGATGAATATGAAGAATACTTTGAGATTGAGGATGAAGAGCGGCAGTTTTACGAATTTGTTTACACGGTCTGGTTTTCGCTGTTTAATGAATTGGAGGCTGGAGGAACCATTCTAGAAAACTTTATCTCCTCAGAGGCTGGAAGAATTAAAAGAACTAAATTGAAACAAATTCTTCAATCTTGGACAGAAGCTAGAGCGATTGCAGGCGAAATTTTAGAAGTTGAAAAAAATAAACTTATCGTGGTTGATGGGTTTTCATCTGAACGATTTGAAACGATTGTCACAAATGCCCAAAGATCGTTTGATATAGGGTCATTTTTTATGGGAATCCTTCTGCCATTTAATGAAAAATATGTCTTTTTCCCAGCGCCATTTGAGTTGCCCGATTTACCGGTCTATCATGCGATTGACTATATAAAACAAAAAAGTCTTATTGCTGCTTATGAGTCTCCGCAGGAATTTTTAACAGAGTTCTTTATGGAGATTATGGTGGATCTTACTAAGATTGGCGGTATGGTTGAGATTGATAATATGGAGTGGCAGTCGCCTGTTTATAAAGAGGTGGCAGAGCTGTTCAAGAGAAGTATGGAGTCACTTGGAGAAATGCCGCCAACTGTGGATGTAGGGATTATTCTCTGGTTTCAATTTTGCCAGAAAAAGCCGAAAAGGATTAAAAAGCCGAATCTATATGCAGCTTCTCTACATTATTTAATGACTCTGTTCAACGATATGGTTTCACCGATGACTCAAAAGGAAATCGCTAAGTTGTATGGTGTACCGGTAGGATCCCTTTCTTCTACTTATATAGAAATGGATGATGAATTAGAGGAAGATATAAAAAGAATTATTGAGCTATCATATGAGGAAGATGAACTTGATAATCACCATACTCCCCCAATAAATCCGTTACAGGGGCCAATGCCTACAGAACAAGCCATGCACGAAGCACTAGCAGAGATTCAGGGTCATAATTTTGAAAGTGTTGAAGAAATAAATGACTTTTTGAATAAGAAGTTAACGAGTCAATCTCCAAAGAAAGCAGCCAGAACAAATAAAGAGCGTGCACAACAATTGGTCTATGATGCAATGAAAGTCCAAGGTCCTAAACGATATAAACTTGCTGAGGAAGCCATAAGCATAAATCCGAACTGTGTGGATGCCTATGTTATACTCTTTGAAAATTCAACAAGCCTGCAAGAAGCATTAATGCTTTCTGAAAAAGCAATGAAAATCGGGGAAAAGGAACTTGGAAAAGCATTCTTTGTAGAAAATAAAGGGCATTTTTGGGGTCTGTTAGAAACTAGACCTTACATGCGTGCTAAAGCACAATATGCAGATGCTTTGTATCAACTAGGGAAATTACCTGAAGCCATACAGCAATATGAGGAAATACTTGTGTTAAATAAAAATGATAACCTTGGTACTCGTTATATGTTATTTGCACTTTATTTGGACAAGGCGGAGTTGTCTAAAGCAGAGAAACTTTTGAAACAATATGAGGAGGAAACCGCCTATGGGCTTTACAACAAGCTATTGCTTGAATTATTGAAGAATGGTTTGAGTACAAGAGCGGCTAGAATCCTGAAGGATGCTAAAAAGCAAAATCCAAATGTGATTCCATTCCTAACTGGTAAAAAACGTCTACCTAAACAAATGCCAGAATATCACAGCTGGGGTGATGTAAACGAAGCTATTATCTATGTTGATGCTCATCTTCACTTATGGAAGAAGATAGAGGGATTACAGGAATGGCTTGAAAAGCATTAA
- a CDS encoding spore coat protein, whose amino-acid sequence MEQQERKTLAWHETLELHELVAFQSVGLMKLKLMYRKVPDQELKEIYNKCIHELEHNLGELLKFYPSAPGYQGRDDEDDFREDVGFYAGDLLSLSKALVRNLSVAITETATPALRNVLTKQLNAGIKGHERIFNYMYKHGLYPSYDLGRLLGLDIENAQKAIRMKYK is encoded by the coding sequence ATGGAACAACAAGAAAGAAAGACACTCGCATGGCATGAAACATTAGAACTCCATGAACTGGTAGCATTTCAATCTGTGGGCTTAATGAAGTTAAAATTAATGTATAGAAAGGTTCCTGACCAAGAGCTTAAGGAAATCTATAATAAATGCATCCATGAGCTTGAACATAACCTTGGTGAGCTATTAAAGTTTTATCCTTCCGCTCCTGGTTACCAAGGCAGGGATGACGAAGATGACTTTCGTGAGGATGTTGGTTTCTATGCCGGTGACCTTCTAAGTCTTTCCAAAGCCTTAGTCCGAAATTTGTCTGTGGCAATTACGGAAACGGCGACTCCAGCTTTACGAAATGTGTTAACGAAGCAATTAAACGCGGGTATTAAAGGACATGAACGAATTTTTAATTACATGTATAAACATGGCCTTTATCCTTCATATGACTTAGGCCGCCTGCTTGGACTTGATATCGAAAATGCCCAAAAAGCCATAAGGATGAAGTATAAATAA